From the Thermodesulfovibrio thiophilus DSM 17215 genome, one window contains:
- a CDS encoding hydrogenase 4 subunit D: protein MNFLILALITPFIGCGLAYIFRGRLSGIIASIIALITVIFSIFSLYEISFSKIMISYDVSLFKWLNTESIFGLLCDPLTSIMLILITVVGFFVIFYSLGYMSPLNADHAFYQPYGSYYFLMLLFIGAMIGIVTANNFLQVFFFWEITTLCSWALISYTKDKKASFSGLKAFIMTHIGGLCFLVALAIMYTQLQSFDFSCLDLLSTNSKFIVFTLLFFAASAKSAQIPLFTWLPDAMVAPTPVSAYLHAAAMVKAGVYLMARTYISNATLSGNPAFLMGTIAILTMIVSVILYYFQDDLKKLLAYSTIGHLGYILFGVSLGMLGSKTGGMGGVFHIINHGFAKGLLFLSVGAIAYATGSKSIKELKGVSKKFPLFTACFLAGMFAIVGVPPFSGFWSKFMIFTGAFELKNSITNTFGLLAIFESILAFCWYIFVGHRVFFGEASEKVIKANNNIPFSMNVSLICLLILSVISPLIGYPFVKALFGGY from the coding sequence TTGAATTTTCTAATTTTAGCATTAATTACTCCATTTATTGGATGCGGTCTGGCATATATATTCAGAGGGAGATTATCAGGAATTATCGCTTCTATAATAGCCCTTATTACAGTTATATTCAGCATTTTCAGTTTATATGAAATCTCTTTTTCAAAAATCATGATTTCTTATGATGTTTCACTGTTTAAATGGTTAAATACAGAGTCAATTTTTGGACTTCTCTGTGACCCGTTAACCTCAATCATGCTCATTCTTATAACTGTTGTAGGCTTTTTTGTAATTTTTTACTCTCTTGGATACATGTCTCCTTTGAATGCTGATCATGCTTTTTATCAACCCTATGGAAGTTACTATTTTCTTATGCTTCTTTTTATTGGTGCCATGATAGGAATTGTTACAGCTAATAATTTTTTGCAGGTATTTTTTTTCTGGGAGATAACAACACTCTGTTCATGGGCATTAATTTCATATACAAAGGATAAAAAAGCTTCATTTTCTGGTCTTAAAGCATTTATTATGACTCATATTGGTGGCTTATGTTTTCTTGTTGCATTAGCAATTATGTACACCCAACTACAATCATTTGATTTTTCCTGTCTTGATTTATTATCCACAAATTCTAAATTTATTGTTTTTACACTTTTATTTTTTGCAGCATCTGCCAAATCAGCTCAGATACCTCTCTTTACATGGCTTCCAGATGCAATGGTTGCACCAACACCAGTAAGTGCCTATCTTCATGCAGCTGCAATGGTTAAAGCAGGAGTTTATTTAATGGCTAGAACTTATATCTCAAATGCAACATTATCGGGAAATCCTGCATTCTTAATGGGAACAATTGCTATCTTAACAATGATTGTTTCAGTAATTTTATATTATTTTCAGGATGATTTAAAAAAATTGCTTGCCTACTCAACTATAGGACATCTTGGATATATTCTATTTGGTGTTTCACTTGGAATGCTTGGCTCAAAAACAGGAGGCATGGGTGGAGTTTTTCATATAATAAATCATGGATTTGCAAAGGGACTTCTTTTCCTTTCAGTGGGTGCAATTGCTTATGCAACAGGTTCAAAAAGTATCAAAGAACTTAAGGGAGTTTCAAAAAAGTTCCCTCTTTTTACTGCATGTTTTCTTGCTGGAATGTTTGCTATAGTCGGAGTTCCTCCATTTTCAGGATTCTGGAGTAAGTTTATGATTTTTACAGGAGCTTTTGAGCTTAAAAATAGCATTACTAATACTTTTGGTTTACTTGCAATCTTTGAAAGCATTCTTGCTTTTTGCTGGTATATTTTTGTCGGACACAGGGTTTTCTTTGGAGAAGCATCAGAAAAAGTTATTAAGGCTAATAATAATATTCCATTCTCTATGAATGTTAGTTTAATCTGCCTTTTAATTCTGAGTGTTATATCACCGCTAATTGGATATCCATTTGTGAAAGCTTTATTTGGAGGATATTGA
- a CDS encoding complex I subunit 5 family protein — translation MEHLSYIYASFVALIVSTVGTCFIKNKSVAGFSASILSLSSSICLFYPAIDIVIGNKLVEQTIFSLKPLINSSFLLSIDSLSALFLLIISLISFCVSLFSWKYLNAYESHSPIKFYPFLMLLFISSIGVVCIKDILFFIVFWELMTLSSWFLIVFDREKKSAIKGGLQYFIATHVATAFLILASVILYSYSNDFSFTEIKKGFSLLINTQPALAQFILFCIFIAFITKAGVLPFGFWLPNAYPQPPSSASSFFGGVMSKLAVYAILRFFCSVTPITLNSQIWGLIVAVAGTISIFVGTIAALTQDETKRLMSFHAIGQVGYMLLGIGVGIYFININPFLGTVAMVGGLFHVLNNSIYKSLLFLNAGSIFYKTKTTDLNKVEGLIKVMPLAGITALIGSLSIAGVPPFNGFVSKLLIFESSIWSAKQSEVFLLIRIVFIISGIISIFISAVTLASFLKFVNSAFMGKLPDMLEQKRKLPWSMNVPQLMLAFICLFTGLFPLIPLNIVYNAVVASTGISLPEFSSVFTGNIAGADINFCKDCLAGSWFPIFVMIPILILCVIIFSFEKYAQAPKREVQTWYGGKEHLAEEVTYRGHSFYQPFKDMVSFRIGKIQFKGFYPVNLPPIRFSLPKCFLKIFNMDEWLYYPCAKQFSKLAEKLNTIYKYITEKYIIWLIAGSIFVIVLMVYLAGGRI, via the coding sequence ATGGAGCATCTAAGTTACATATATGCTTCATTTGTTGCTCTGATTGTTTCAACGGTAGGTACCTGTTTTATTAAAAATAAATCTGTCGCCGGATTTTCTGCATCTATTTTAAGTTTGAGTTCCTCAATATGTCTGTTTTATCCAGCGATAGATATTGTTATTGGAAACAAACTGGTTGAACAGACAATTTTTTCACTCAAGCCTTTGATTAATTCCTCTTTTCTTTTGAGCATAGATTCCCTTTCTGCTCTGTTTCTTTTAATAATTTCTTTAATTTCATTCTGCGTCTCTTTATTTTCTTGGAAATATCTAAATGCCTATGAATCACACTCTCCGATAAAATTTTATCCATTTTTGATGTTACTTTTTATCTCATCGATCGGAGTTGTTTGCATAAAAGACATTCTCTTTTTCATAGTGTTCTGGGAGTTGATGACTTTAAGCTCATGGTTTCTGATTGTATTTGACAGAGAAAAGAAATCAGCCATCAAAGGAGGACTTCAATATTTTATTGCAACTCATGTAGCAACAGCATTCCTGATTCTTGCTTCAGTAATACTTTATTCATACAGCAATGATTTTTCTTTTACAGAGATAAAAAAAGGCTTTTCACTACTTATAAATACACAGCCTGCTCTTGCACAGTTTATTTTATTCTGTATTTTTATAGCTTTTATTACAAAAGCTGGAGTTTTACCTTTCGGATTCTGGCTACCAAATGCTTACCCACAGCCTCCATCATCAGCATCTTCTTTTTTTGGTGGTGTTATGTCAAAGCTTGCAGTATACGCTATTTTAAGATTTTTTTGCTCTGTAACCCCAATAACACTCAACAGTCAGATATGGGGATTGATAGTAGCAGTTGCAGGAACTATTTCAATTTTTGTTGGAACAATCGCTGCTCTTACACAGGATGAAACAAAAAGACTTATGTCATTTCATGCAATCGGACAGGTTGGATACATGCTGTTGGGAATCGGTGTTGGAATTTATTTCATAAACATTAATCCTTTCTTAGGCACCGTAGCAATGGTTGGAGGATTATTTCATGTTTTAAACAATTCAATATATAAAAGCCTGTTATTTCTCAATGCAGGTTCAATTTTTTATAAAACAAAAACCACTGATTTGAATAAAGTTGAAGGATTAATAAAGGTAATGCCTCTTGCCGGAATAACCGCTCTGATTGGTTCACTTTCCATTGCTGGAGTACCACCTTTTAATGGTTTTGTATCCAAACTTCTTATTTTTGAATCCTCAATATGGTCAGCAAAACAATCAGAAGTTTTTTTATTGATAAGAATCGTATTTATAATATCTGGAATTATTTCTATCTTTATATCTGCTGTGACGCTTGCATCCTTTCTGAAATTTGTAAATTCTGCTTTTATGGGAAAACTTCCGGATATGTTAGAACAAAAAAGAAAATTACCATGGAGTATGAATGTCCCCCAGCTCATGCTTGCCTTTATCTGTCTTTTTACAGGATTGTTCCCTTTAATTCCATTAAACATTGTTTATAATGCAGTAGTTGCCTCAACTGGAATATCATTACCAGAATTTTCATCAGTTTTTACAGGCAATATTGCAGGAGCAGATATTAATTTTTGTAAAGACTGCCTCGCAGGTAGCTGGTTTCCTATCTTTGTCATGATTCCTATACTAATTCTTTGTGTTATAATCTTTTCTTTTGAAAAATATGCTCAAGCACCAAAAAGAGAGGTTCAGACATGGTATGGTGGCAAAGAACATCTTGCAGAAGAAGTAACATATAGAGGGCACAGTTTTTATCAGCCTTTCAAAGATATGGTTAGCTTCAGAATAGGAAAAATTCAATTTAAAGGATTTTATCCCGTTAATCTTCCTCCAATCAGATTTTCTCTACCGAAATGCTTTTTAAAAATATTTAATATGGATGAATGGCTTTATTATCCATGTGCTAAACAGTTCTCAAAATTGGCTGAAAAACTCAATACAATATATAAGTATATAACTGAAAAGTATATCATATGGCTGATAGCTGGCAGTATTTTTGTAATTGTTTTAATGGTGTATCTGGCAGGAGGCAGAATATGA
- a CDS encoding respiratory chain complex I subunit 1 family protein, which produces MNFGFIIYSSIVNLFIVLILSPFFDGFTRKVRALIHGRVGPPPLQSYYDIIKLMGKEDLKSTINPLFRLSPYLSVVSVGMASLLIPITDLIPPLNFWGDIFLFIYIITVVGIAIIITASASENPFAYIGASRKMMLHLSVEPILAIALITGAINAGSFRIGDIVSWYYTNGPNVSMLLATVCVFLSLQALIGKIPFDISEAEQEIAEGVLIELSGPKYACVKWSNMSRQVLFCLVFTQIFCPWPITTNFLLNIVITLFKLTVIIFISTLIEALNPRLRIDQALKYNLTLALFSLTSIFLALLGV; this is translated from the coding sequence ATGAACTTCGGATTTATTATCTACTCATCAATTGTGAACTTATTTATCGTTTTAATACTGTCTCCATTTTTTGATGGATTTACAAGAAAAGTAAGGGCATTGATACATGGAAGAGTAGGACCTCCGCCACTTCAATCATATTATGACATCATTAAACTCATGGGTAAGGAAGATTTGAAATCTACCATAAATCCACTTTTCAGGCTTTCACCGTATCTTTCAGTTGTGAGCGTTGGAATGGCATCTCTTTTAATTCCAATAACAGATTTAATCCCACCTTTAAACTTCTGGGGAGATATATTTCTGTTCATTTATATCATAACAGTTGTTGGAATAGCGATAATTATTACTGCCTCTGCATCAGAGAATCCATTTGCTTACATTGGAGCATCTCGTAAGATGATGTTACATCTTTCAGTAGAACCAATTCTGGCAATTGCTCTCATAACAGGTGCTATAAATGCTGGCTCATTTAGAATTGGAGATATCGTTAGCTGGTATTATACAAATGGGCCAAATGTTTCAATGCTTCTGGCAACTGTCTGTGTATTTCTTTCACTTCAGGCATTGATTGGTAAGATTCCATTTGATATATCAGAAGCAGAACAAGAAATCGCAGAGGGAGTTCTGATTGAACTAAGTGGTCCAAAGTATGCATGTGTTAAATGGTCAAATATGTCAAGGCAGGTTTTATTCTGTCTTGTTTTCACGCAAATTTTTTGTCCATGGCCAATTACAACTAATTTTTTATTGAATATAGTAATTACACTTTTCAAGCTTACAGTAATTATTTTTATAAGCACACTTATTGAGGCTTTGAATCCGAGATTGAGAATTGATCAGGCATTGAAATACAATTTAACACTGGCTTTATTTTCTCTAACATCTATATTTCTGGCCCTTTTAGGAGTGTAA
- a CDS encoding complex I subunit 5 family protein, whose protein sequence is MSFESIIFSLSFIAPMLASLLIFLFGKKGFIKEGISFFAIILSVVSTSSYWHYITLNNNTLLLYEESFYIDGFSILMQFMVEAVALLVISYSARYIEKLYFHKKEKFHVYYGVILLSTGFMNLAFILNNLFWVYITLELSSILAVYLIVFNLNKATLKAGFKYLIFVNVGILFSLLGIILLFYATGKPVMINNIGQAVSNLPYTIALICAVLFIIGFFTKSGLIPFHLWLPDAYAEAPSAVTVFLAGAVTKMGFYGLARTVTIFAFHYEEIKILVIILAALSMLLGALLAFNQKDIKKLIAYCSISEMGFIGAALALKSYEGIFGGVFQIVNHTLIKGVLFFSVGAIIYACGTRKIEEIKESIGKIPVIGITFFIGALAVGGMPLFASFLSSITIFLALAKEFLWAAVILIIAEFISVIALLKTAIYIFWQKNEHNKAQKSFIPFTIIFCTLTCAVLIILFGIYPEIIYPLIDSATRGIIKIAG, encoded by the coding sequence ATGAGCTTTGAATCAATAATATTTTCCTTAAGTTTTATTGCTCCTATGCTTGCATCTTTGTTGATTTTTCTTTTTGGGAAAAAGGGTTTTATAAAAGAAGGCATCTCATTTTTTGCAATAATTCTATCTGTAGTTTCCACATCTTCATACTGGCATTATATAACTTTAAATAACAATACATTACTGTTATATGAAGAATCCTTTTATATTGATGGATTTAGTATTTTAATGCAATTTATGGTAGAAGCTGTTGCTCTTTTAGTTATTTCTTACTCTGCCAGATATATTGAAAAACTCTACTTTCATAAAAAGGAAAAATTTCATGTTTATTACGGCGTAATTCTTCTTTCAACTGGGTTTATGAATCTTGCATTTATTTTAAATAATCTTTTCTGGGTTTACATTACTCTTGAGTTAAGCAGCATTCTTGCTGTTTATCTAATTGTTTTTAACTTAAATAAAGCGACTTTGAAAGCTGGCTTTAAATATCTTATCTTTGTTAATGTTGGAATTCTTTTCAGCTTGTTGGGAATTATTCTGCTTTTCTATGCAACAGGCAAGCCTGTAATGATAAACAATATTGGACAGGCTGTTAGTAATTTACCTTATACTATAGCTTTAATATGTGCTGTGCTATTTATTATTGGATTTTTTACAAAATCTGGCTTAATACCCTTTCACCTCTGGCTTCCAGATGCATATGCAGAAGCACCTTCAGCTGTAACAGTATTTCTGGCTGGAGCGGTAACAAAAATGGGATTTTATGGATTGGCACGAACAGTTACAATTTTTGCTTTTCATTATGAAGAGATAAAAATTTTAGTGATAATTCTTGCAGCATTAAGTATGCTGTTGGGTGCTCTTTTAGCTTTTAATCAAAAAGACATTAAAAAACTCATAGCATACTGTAGCATTAGTGAAATGGGATTTATCGGTGCAGCTCTGGCTTTAAAAAGCTATGAAGGAATATTTGGAGGCGTGTTTCAGATTGTTAATCATACTCTTATTAAAGGAGTTTTATTCTTTTCTGTCGGTGCAATAATTTATGCCTGTGGAACCAGAAAAATAGAAGAGATAAAAGAATCAATAGGGAAAATTCCTGTAATTGGCATAACCTTTTTTATAGGAGCGCTTGCTGTAGGTGGAATGCCACTTTTTGCAAGTTTTTTAAGCTCAATTACTATATTTTTAGCTCTTGCAAAAGAATTTTTATGGGCAGCTGTAATTTTAATTATTGCGGAATTTATAAGTGTGATTGCTCTTTTAAAAACTGCTATATATATATTCTGGCAGAAAAATGAACATAATAAGGCTCAAAAGAGTTTTATACCTTTTACAATAATTTTCTGTACATTGACTTGTGCAGTTTTAATCATATTATTTGGGATTTATCCAGAGATTATTTATCCTCTTATAGATAGTGCAACTCGAGGAATTATTAAAATTGCAGGTTAA
- a CDS encoding NADH-quinone oxidoreductase subunit B family protein: MSLLKKLAQKALKKSIWIFHVNTGACNGCDIELLDVLTPYYDIERFGMKAVSSPRHADALVISGPVTRPTVDFVKSVYEATPEPKIVIALGSCATAGGIWFDSYNVVGGVDKVIPVNLYIPGCPPRPEAIIFGIAQALGISKKKIKPLVSEQIEIE; encoded by the coding sequence ATGTCATTGCTTAAAAAACTAGCCCAAAAAGCACTGAAAAAATCAATATGGATTTTTCATGTAAATACAGGAGCATGTAATGGCTGTGATATAGAACTTCTTGACGTTCTTACTCCATATTATGATATTGAAAGATTTGGAATGAAAGCTGTGAGTTCTCCAAGACATGCGGATGCTCTGGTTATATCAGGACCGGTAACGCGTCCTACTGTTGATTTTGTAAAGTCAGTTTATGAAGCAACACCTGAACCAAAAATAGTTATTGCTCTTGGCTCATGCGCTACAGCAGGAGGTATATGGTTTGACAGTTATAATGTAGTTGGTGGAGTTGATAAAGTAATTCCTGTAAATTTATATATTCCTGGATGTCCCCCACGTCCAGAAGCGATCATTTTTGGAATTGCTCAAGCACTTGGTATATCAAAAAAGAAAATAAAACCTCTAGTATCTGAACAAATTGAAATTGAATGA
- a CDS encoding hydrogenase 3 maturation endopeptidase HyCI yields the protein MNEFLKNVKGKVVIAGIGNPLRGDDAVGSYIVKELNNKLRAILIDCEDQPERFIEKIVENKPETVIFIDAVHMNQKPGSVVFMRETDLEEYTGISSHQTNLKHCIDYIKAKITCKIFIVAIQPENTEFGRSMSKKILEVAETLRHLFIQTLNKN from the coding sequence TTGAATGAATTTTTAAAAAATGTTAAAGGCAAAGTTGTCATTGCAGGAATAGGAAATCCTCTAAGAGGAGATGATGCTGTTGGTTCATATATTGTGAAAGAGTTAAATAATAAATTGCGGGCAATTTTAATAGACTGTGAAGACCAACCTGAAAGATTTATCGAAAAAATAGTAGAAAATAAACCAGAAACAGTCATTTTTATTGATGCCGTACATATGAATCAAAAACCCGGTTCTGTAGTTTTTATGCGGGAAACTGATTTAGAAGAATATACAGGAATATCAAGTCATCAAACAAATCTCAAACATTGTATTGATTATATAAAAGCAAAAATTACATGTAAAATCTTTATAGTCGCAATTCAACCTGAAAATACAGAATTCGGGCGCTCTATGAGTAAAAAAATTCTAGAAGTAGCAGAAACCCTTCGTCATCTTTTCATTCAAACTCTAAATAAAAATTAA
- a CDS encoding DUF169 domain-containing protein, with the protein MQSKIATALKMDLNPVAIIWSDKKPDNALQFKEGKWGCVMWMLVNAVKGKVAVFDRKTYGCWGGGVGLGFGNIYMDFPGGIECFYYFISIGNKQWHTGQTVAENIKPYATKEFLNEFLEGERFLKSPDVVKKFLEQLPMIDIPTEYVIFKPLKEVSTEEEKPAVIVFPVNPHQLSALVVLANYGRESFNNVIIPWGAGCQTIGIYAYNEMKSNPQKAVIGLTDLSARKNVRRQLGDNLFTFTVPYEMFLEMEENVKESFLERPLWQSLVDTDK; encoded by the coding sequence ATGCAAAGTAAGATAGCTACTGCTTTAAAAATGGATTTAAATCCTGTTGCAATTATATGGTCAGATAAAAAACCAGATAATGCCTTGCAATTTAAAGAAGGTAAATGGGGATGCGTTATGTGGATGTTAGTTAATGCTGTCAAAGGTAAAGTAGCAGTTTTTGATAGAAAAACTTATGGATGCTGGGGTGGAGGAGTTGGTTTAGGCTTTGGTAATATTTACATGGATTTTCCCGGTGGAATAGAGTGTTTTTATTATTTCATTTCTATAGGGAACAAACAATGGCATACAGGTCAGACTGTTGCCGAAAATATTAAACCCTATGCCACAAAAGAGTTTCTTAATGAGTTTCTTGAGGGTGAGAGATTTTTAAAGTCTCCTGATGTTGTTAAAAAATTTTTAGAACAATTACCAATGATAGATATTCCAACAGAATATGTAATATTTAAACCATTAAAAGAAGTAAGTACAGAAGAAGAAAAACCCGCTGTAATTGTTTTTCCTGTAAATCCTCATCAACTTTCAGCTTTAGTAGTTCTTGCTAATTATGGAAGAGAAAGTTTTAACAATGTAATAATACCGTGGGGTGCAGGATGTCAGACAATTGGAATTTATGCTTATAACGAAATGAAATCGAATCCTCAAAAAGCAGTCATTGGACTTACAGACCTTTCAGCAAGAAAGAATGTAAGAAGGCAGCTTGGGGACAATTTGTTTACATTTACAGTTCCATATGAAATGTTTTTAGAAATGGAAGAAAATGTAAAAGAAAGTTTTCTTGAAAGACCTTTATGGCAGAGTCTTGTTGATACTGATAAATAA
- a CDS encoding acyl-CoA thioesterase: protein MQSKKVIDIPVRVKYADTDKFGIVYYGNYAIFFEKARTEYLREKGFTYRELEENGYHLPVVEFYVKYFKPAKYDDLLTVKTFISDLKSRAIVFNYEVFRDREKIVEGKTYHICINGKNKPVALPISFINLLKT, encoded by the coding sequence ATGCAATCAAAAAAAGTCATTGATATTCCTGTCAGAGTCAAATATGCAGATACTGATAAATTTGGAATTGTATATTATGGGAATTATGCTATTTTCTTTGAGAAAGCAAGAACAGAGTATTTAAGAGAAAAAGGATTTACTTATCGTGAGCTCGAAGAAAATGGTTATCATCTTCCTGTAGTTGAATTTTACGTAAAATATTTTAAACCAGCAAAGTATGACGACCTTCTTACTGTCAAAACTTTTATAAGTGATTTAAAATCAAGAGCTATTGTATTTAATTATGAAGTTTTTAGAGACAGAGAAAAAATAGTGGAAGGTAAAACATATCATATATGTATTAATGGCAAAAATAAACCAGTAGCTCTACCTATTTCATTTATTAACCTTCTAAAAACTTAA
- a CDS encoding putative DNA modification/repair radical SAM protein — protein sequence MLVKRVPDIYDKLSLLTNGAKFDVSCSPSFDRKNFSKKESFSKFGIHNIWTSNGRCIPLLKVLLTNFCINDCAYCLNRKRNDIPRTIILPDELSRIVYEFYRKKQIEGVFLSSGIIGNSRKTMDMMITTAKFLRTRYQFKGYIHLKIVPDSDEASIEEAVKLADRVSINLELPTEESLSLIAPEKNLHSILKTVEKINSIIENKGKTIQTQTTQLIVGATSDTDFQVLKLTENLYKNNSKLKRVYYSAYMPVNDDPRLPQLSKPPLIREHRLYQADWLIRYYGFQVEEIVSEEKPLLDEKIDPKLDWALRNICLFPVEIQQAPPETLLRVPGIGLTSVKRILKIRKTSTLTLKGLKNLGVVIRRAMHFITIDGKYYGNKNQMKELSTSSIEKNLQQYSLDI from the coding sequence ATGTTAGTAAAAAGGGTTCCTGATATTTATGATAAATTGTCCCTTCTTACAAATGGTGCAAAATTTGATGTTTCCTGTTCACCATCATTTGATAGAAAAAATTTTTCAAAAAAAGAAAGTTTCTCAAAGTTCGGAATACATAATATATGGACATCTAATGGAAGATGTATACCGCTTCTTAAAGTATTACTTACAAATTTTTGTATAAATGATTGTGCTTATTGCTTAAATAGAAAAAGGAATGATATCCCAAGAACCATTATTCTGCCTGATGAATTAAGTCGCATTGTCTATGAATTTTACAGAAAAAAACAAATTGAAGGTGTATTTCTAAGCTCAGGTATAATCGGTAATTCCAGAAAAACAATGGATATGATGATAACTACTGCAAAATTTTTACGAACCCGGTATCAATTCAAAGGTTATATTCATTTAAAAATCGTCCCTGATTCAGATGAAGCCTCTATTGAAGAGGCGGTTAAACTTGCAGACAGAGTCAGTATCAATCTGGAGTTGCCAACTGAGGAATCTCTTTCATTAATAGCTCCTGAAAAAAATCTGCATTCGATTCTAAAAACTGTTGAAAAAATTAATAGCATTATTGAAAACAAAGGAAAAACCATACAGACTCAGACCACTCAGTTAATAGTTGGAGCTACTTCAGATACTGATTTTCAGGTTCTTAAATTAACTGAGAATCTCTACAAAAATAATAGTAAACTTAAAAGAGTCTATTACTCAGCATATATGCCTGTAAATGATGATCCAAGACTACCGCAACTATCAAAACCTCCTTTGATTAGAGAACACAGGCTATATCAGGCAGACTGGCTTATAAGATATTACGGGTTTCAGGTTGAAGAAATTGTTTCAGAAGAAAAACCTTTACTGGATGAAAAAATAGATCCAAAACTTGATTGGGCATTAAGAAATATCTGTCTATTTCCAGTTGAAATTCAACAGGCTCCACCTGAAACACTACTCAGAGTTCCTGGAATAGGACTGACATCTGTAAAAAGAATTTTAAAAATAAGAAAGACTTCAACGCTAACTCTTAAAGGTTTAAAAAATCTAGGAGTTGTGATAAGAAGAGCAATGCACTTTATAACAATTGATGGCAAGTACTACGGGAATAAAAACCAGATGAAAGAATTAAGTACGAGTAGTATTGAAAAAAATTTACAACAGTACAGTTTGGATATCTAA
- a CDS encoding zinc-dependent dehydrogenase has product MKIAKLYKFDDIRIEDMPMPEFGPRDALVKVKACGICSGDVMPWYIEKKAPLVLGHEISGEIVKIGDEIKSELSLQEGDRVAVHHHAPCMECFFCKRADYVQCATWKKSKIIPGGVAEYIVIPEVNLKNDTLKLSDTVSFEQAALVEPTACVVKSLKRANIKKEDTVLVIGLGVMGQLHIMLAKEFGAKNVIGADMVPFRLEKAIQAGADHVIDVSNQDLYNKLHEITNGLMAQAVIVGPGKAEVISQSLKVVSKGGTLLIFTPTPPDEKLSFSVNDIYFYDITITPSYSCGPDDMKMALSFIERGLVNSDLLITHRFTIENAQKAYELTALAKDSLKCMILF; this is encoded by the coding sequence GTGAAAATAGCAAAGCTCTATAAATTTGATGATATTAGAATAGAGGATATGCCTATGCCGGAATTTGGACCAAGGGATGCTCTTGTAAAAGTGAAAGCCTGTGGAATATGCTCAGGTGATGTAATGCCATGGTACATTGAGAAAAAAGCACCTTTAGTTCTTGGGCATGAGATTTCAGGAGAGATTGTAAAGATAGGTGATGAAATTAAATCAGAATTATCTTTGCAGGAAGGTGACAGAGTAGCTGTTCATCATCATGCACCCTGTATGGAATGTTTTTTTTGTAAAAGAGCTGATTATGTTCAATGTGCTACATGGAAAAAATCAAAAATTATTCCTGGAGGAGTTGCTGAATATATCGTTATTCCTGAAGTTAACTTAAAAAATGATACTCTTAAATTGTCTGATACTGTCTCTTTTGAACAGGCTGCACTGGTTGAGCCCACTGCATGTGTTGTGAAATCTCTAAAAAGAGCAAATATCAAAAAGGAAGATACGGTACTTGTAATTGGCCTTGGTGTAATGGGGCAGTTACATATAATGCTTGCTAAAGAATTCGGTGCTAAAAATGTGATAGGTGCAGATATGGTTCCTTTCAGACTTGAAAAGGCCATCCAGGCTGGAGCAGACCATGTAATTGATGTCTCTAATCAAGACCTTTATAATAAACTCCATGAAATTACTAATGGGTTAATGGCACAGGCTGTTATAGTTGGACCAGGAAAGGCTGAGGTTATATCGCAATCTTTGAAAGTTGTTTCGAAGGGAGGAACTCTTTTAATATTCACTCCAACACCACCAGATGAAAAACTCAGTTTTTCTGTTAATGATATTTACTTTTATGATATAACGATCACACCAAGCTATTCATGTGGACCTGATGATATGAAAATGGCTCTTTCATTTATTGAAAGAGGGCTAGTCAACAGCGATTTGCTCATTACACACAGATTCACAATTGAAAATGCTCAGAAAGCCTATGAGCTTACAGCTCTTGCCAAAGATTCCTTAAAATGTATGATTTTGTTTTGA